Proteins encoded together in one Benincasa hispida cultivar B227 chromosome 1, ASM972705v1, whole genome shotgun sequence window:
- the LOC120077700 gene encoding protein PXR1-like, with protein sequence MEKEGGLLEAGVVNQPLSLEEEIEEASRRSDLTILDPKETANAKSYEGPIRVALEEAAAEKQPEVAEEKKKKKKIKEKGAEGDEKAHPIKKKERMTDEKKERRWEERRLKKEEERRKRAESPELDGESTSIKGDKGESAKLRESVQHETLQTVTTDEGEDVEITPLMRRRKENVPQGSTVDPLILIDVLEE encoded by the coding sequence ATGGAGAAAGAAGGAGGACTGCTCGAAGCTGGGGTTGTGAACCAACCACTGTCTTTGGAGGAGGAGATAGAGGAAGCATCAAGGAGAAGCGATCTGACAATCttggatcctaaggaaactgcTAACGCAAAATCCTATGAGGGACCTATCAGGGTCGCTTTGGAGGAAGCAGCGGCGGAGAAACAACCTGAAGTGgctgaagaaaagaagaagaaaaagaagatcaaAGAGAAAGGGGCTGAAGGAGATGAAAAAGCCCATCCAAtcaagaagaaggaaaggaTGACAGATGAGAAGAAGGAACGCAGGTGGGAGGAGAGGCGTCtgaagaaggaggaagagaggagAAAGAGGGCTGAGAGCCCAGAACTGGATGGAGAATCCACCTCCATAAAGGGGGATAAGGGAGAGTCAGCGAAATTGAGAGAATCAGTGCAACATGAAACACTACAAACGGTTACGACTGACGAAGGAGAAGATGTAGAAATCACCCCTTTGatgcggcgtcgcaaggagaatgtgcCGCAAGGATCAACAGTTGATCCACTAATTTTGATAGATGTGTTAGAAGAAtag